A region of Nocardioides sp. JS614 DNA encodes the following proteins:
- a CDS encoding DegV family protein, with protein sequence MPVVIVTDSTASLPPEVAAERGVRVVPLQVVIGATVYDEGADGATPELVAAALKDWLPVSTSRPGPAALLEVYEQAARDGATEVVSIHLSGQMSGTFESAQLAARDASIPVLPVDTRQVGVATGYAVLAAADVLDAGGDAEAAAEAARARAELSASLFYVDTLEYLRRGGRIGKAAALLGGALSVKPLLQIEDGVVASLERVRTSARALARLEELAVLAAGEVPVDVSVAHLANPERAGQLAERLAHRLEANLEGREVWCGELGAVLGAHVGPGMIAVCVAPRL encoded by the coding sequence ATGCCGGTCGTCATCGTCACCGACTCGACCGCCAGCCTTCCTCCGGAGGTGGCGGCCGAGCGCGGCGTGCGGGTGGTGCCGTTGCAGGTGGTGATCGGAGCCACCGTGTACGACGAGGGCGCCGACGGCGCGACCCCGGAGCTGGTGGCGGCCGCACTCAAGGACTGGCTGCCGGTCAGCACGTCCCGGCCCGGGCCGGCGGCGCTCCTGGAGGTCTACGAGCAGGCGGCCCGGGACGGCGCCACCGAGGTCGTCTCGATCCACCTGTCCGGCCAGATGAGCGGCACCTTCGAGTCCGCCCAACTGGCCGCGCGCGACGCCTCGATCCCGGTGCTCCCGGTCGACACCCGCCAGGTCGGGGTGGCGACCGGGTACGCCGTGCTCGCGGCCGCCGACGTCCTCGACGCCGGGGGAGACGCGGAGGCTGCCGCGGAGGCGGCCCGGGCCCGGGCCGAGCTCTCGGCCTCGTTGTTCTACGTCGACACCTTGGAGTACCTGCGCCGTGGCGGCCGGATCGGCAAGGCGGCGGCCCTGCTCGGCGGCGCCCTGTCCGTGAAACCGCTGCTCCAGATCGAGGACGGCGTGGTCGCCTCGCTGGAGCGGGTCCGCACCTCGGCGCGTGCGCTCGCGCGCCTGGAGGAGCTCGCCGTGCTGGCGGCCGGCGAGGTGCCGGTGGACGTCTCCGTGGCACACCTGGCCAATCCCGAGCGCGCGGGCCAGCTCGCCGAGCGGCTCGCGCACCGCCTCGAGGCCAACCTCGAGGGCCGGGAGGTCTGGTGTGGCGAGCTCGGCGCGGTGCTGGGCGCCCACGTCGGCCCCGGCATGATCGCGGTCTGCGTGGCGCCTCGGCTCTGA
- the leuS gene encoding leucine--tRNA ligase: MSEQTQQAAQPAETAAYDVRAIQDKWLPVWERLDPFRADDSSPREKKYALTMFPYPSGDLHMGHAEVTALHDVVARYWWQRGYEVLNPMGWDSFGLPAENAAIRNDEHPATYTYANIETQYESFKRYAVSFDWSRRLHTSDPEYYRWTQWLFLKFRERGLAYRKSSPVNWCPNDQTVLANEQVVDGRCERCGAEVTKRELTQWYFKITDYAQELLDRLDDLEPTWPARVVTAQRNWIGRSEGAHVDFVVDGRDEPITVYTTRPDTIFGTTFMVVAVDSPLAAELVTDAQRPAFEAYREEIRKETEIERLSTDRPKTGVDLGVTATNPVTGTQIPVWATDYVLADYGTGAVMGVPGGDQRDWEFATEMGLDIVRTTQTPEGFDGEAYHGEGPAINSPAPGADAPLDINGLPVDEAKRATIEFLEQQGTGAGAVNFRLRDWLLSRQRYWGVPIPIIHCDACGEVAVPYDQLPLELPELRGADLKPKGVSPLAAAEEWVNVACPECGGAATRDSDTMDTFVDSSWYFLRYCSPDYTEGPFDVEKAKAWMPADIYVGGVEHAVLHLLYARFFTKVLRDMGMLEVDEPFAAQLNQGIVINQGKKMSKSLGNGVSLGDQLAEFGVDAVRVTLVFAGPPEDDIDWADVSPAGALRFLQRAWRLSGDVTSEAGTPAAGGDVALRRVTARTVHDAAELIESYRFNVMVARVMELVNATRKAIDGAPGPADPAVREATETVAILLSLVAPYVAEEMWERLGHEPTVARVGWPEVDPALLVEEQVTAVVQIQGKVRARLEVAPDISEADLEQLAMADPAVVRAIDGRPVRKVIVRAPKLVNVVV, from the coding sequence ATGAGCGAGCAGACCCAGCAGGCCGCGCAGCCGGCCGAGACCGCGGCGTACGACGTGCGCGCGATCCAGGACAAGTGGCTGCCCGTGTGGGAGCGGCTGGACCCGTTCCGCGCGGACGACTCGTCGCCGCGGGAGAAGAAGTACGCGCTCACGATGTTCCCCTACCCAAGCGGCGACCTGCACATGGGCCACGCGGAGGTCACCGCCCTGCACGACGTGGTCGCGCGCTACTGGTGGCAGCGCGGCTACGAGGTGCTGAACCCGATGGGCTGGGACTCCTTCGGCCTGCCCGCCGAGAACGCCGCGATCCGCAACGACGAGCACCCGGCGACTTACACCTACGCCAACATCGAGACGCAGTACGAGTCCTTCAAGCGGTACGCCGTCTCCTTCGACTGGTCGCGCCGGCTGCACACCTCCGACCCCGAGTACTACCGCTGGACCCAGTGGCTGTTCCTGAAGTTCCGCGAGCGCGGCCTGGCCTACCGCAAGTCCTCGCCGGTCAACTGGTGCCCCAACGACCAGACCGTGCTGGCCAACGAGCAGGTCGTCGACGGCCGCTGCGAGCGCTGCGGCGCGGAGGTCACCAAGCGCGAGCTGACCCAGTGGTACTTCAAGATCACCGACTACGCCCAGGAGCTGCTGGACCGCCTGGACGACCTGGAGCCGACCTGGCCGGCGCGGGTCGTGACCGCGCAGCGCAACTGGATCGGCCGCTCGGAGGGCGCGCACGTCGACTTCGTCGTCGACGGGCGCGACGAGCCGATCACCGTCTACACGACCCGCCCGGACACGATCTTCGGCACGACGTTCATGGTGGTCGCGGTGGACTCGCCGCTGGCCGCCGAGCTGGTCACCGACGCGCAGCGGCCGGCCTTCGAGGCCTATCGCGAGGAGATCCGCAAGGAGACCGAGATCGAGCGGCTGTCGACGGACCGCCCGAAGACCGGCGTCGACCTGGGGGTCACCGCGACCAACCCGGTCACCGGCACGCAGATCCCGGTCTGGGCGACCGACTACGTGCTGGCCGACTACGGCACCGGCGCGGTGATGGGCGTCCCGGGCGGCGACCAGCGCGACTGGGAGTTCGCGACCGAGATGGGTCTGGACATCGTCCGGACCACCCAGACGCCGGAGGGCTTCGACGGCGAGGCGTACCACGGTGAGGGACCAGCCATCAACTCGCCGGCCCCCGGCGCCGACGCGCCGCTGGACATCAACGGGCTGCCGGTCGACGAGGCCAAGCGGGCGACCATCGAGTTCCTGGAGCAGCAGGGCACCGGCGCCGGCGCAGTGAACTTCCGGCTGCGGGACTGGCTGCTGAGCCGCCAGCGCTACTGGGGCGTCCCGATCCCGATCATCCACTGCGACGCGTGCGGCGAGGTCGCCGTGCCCTACGACCAGCTGCCGCTGGAGCTGCCCGAGCTGCGCGGCGCCGACCTGAAGCCGAAGGGCGTCTCGCCGCTGGCGGCCGCCGAGGAGTGGGTCAACGTGGCCTGCCCGGAGTGCGGCGGAGCCGCCACGCGGGACAGCGACACCATGGACACCTTCGTCGACTCGTCGTGGTACTTCCTGCGCTACTGCTCGCCGGATTACACCGAGGGCCCGTTCGACGTCGAGAAGGCGAAGGCGTGGATGCCGGCCGACATCTACGTCGGCGGTGTCGAGCACGCCGTGCTGCACCTGCTGTACGCGCGCTTCTTCACCAAGGTGCTGCGCGACATGGGGATGCTGGAGGTGGACGAGCCGTTCGCCGCCCAGCTGAACCAGGGCATCGTCATCAACCAGGGCAAGAAGATGAGCAAGTCGCTGGGCAACGGCGTCAGTCTGGGGGACCAACTAGCGGAGTTCGGGGTGGACGCGGTACGCGTGACGCTGGTCTTCGCCGGCCCGCCGGAGGACGACATCGACTGGGCGGACGTGTCCCCGGCCGGCGCCCTGCGGTTCCTGCAGCGCGCCTGGCGGCTGTCGGGTGACGTCACCTCCGAGGCCGGTACGCCGGCCGCCGGTGGCGACGTCGCGCTGCGTCGCGTCACGGCCCGGACCGTGCACGATGCTGCTGAGCTGATCGAGTCCTACCGGTTCAACGTGATGGTCGCCCGGGTGATGGAGCTGGTGAACGCCACCCGCAAGGCGATCGACGGGGCCCCCGGACCGGCCGACCCCGCGGTGCGCGAGGCGACCGAGACGGTGGCGATCCTGCTGTCGCTGGTCGCGCCGTACGTCGCCGAGGAGATGTGGGAGCGGCTGGGCCACGAGCCCACCGTCGCCCGTGTCGGCTGGCCCGAGGTGGACCCCGCGCTGCTGGTCGAGGAGCAGGTGACCGCCGTGGTCCAGATCCAGGGCAAGGTGCGCGCCCGGCTCGAGGTCGCTCCCGACATCTCCGAGGCCGACCTGGAGCAGCTGGCGATGGCCGACCCCGCCGTGGTCCGGGCGATCGACGGGCGCCCGGTGCGCAAGGTGATCGTCCGGGCGCCGAAGCTGGTCAACGTCGTCGTCTAG
- a CDS encoding ComEA family DNA-binding protein: MPTTRPVRPRPERQEVVARRLALLHAELAGARPPAPPPDPPPAPLAEPLAEPLAEPLAELLAEPPAVPVPGRHASRRPGRSVAVLPATLRGRVALGPAQLAVVALVVALGLGVTSWWVVRGDADRLEAPALEPTGAALVSEGPLSDASPVAAEATASPATVTVDVTGKVRRPGIVVLDTGARVVDALEAAGGARRGVDLSGLNLARVLVDGEQVVVGEPAPTPLGAAAVPTPGAPGGPLVDLNTATQAELEALPEVGPVTAQAILAWRDEHGGFTSVDELLEVDGIGDATLGQLAPFVTV; the protein is encoded by the coding sequence ATGCCCACCACCCGACCCGTCCGTCCTCGCCCCGAGCGTCAGGAGGTCGTCGCCCGCCGGCTCGCGTTGCTGCACGCCGAGCTGGCGGGTGCCCGCCCGCCGGCCCCGCCGCCCGACCCGCCCCCTGCGCCACTGGCCGAACCACTGGCCGAACCCCTGGCCGAACCCCTGGCCGAACTCCTGGCCGAGCCGCCCGCGGTGCCCGTCCCCGGACGGCACGCCTCCCGGCGACCCGGACGTTCGGTCGCCGTGCTGCCTGCGACCCTGCGCGGTCGGGTGGCCCTGGGGCCGGCGCAGCTGGCGGTCGTCGCGCTGGTCGTCGCCCTCGGGCTCGGCGTGACGAGCTGGTGGGTGGTCCGCGGGGACGCCGATCGGCTCGAGGCGCCCGCGCTCGAGCCGACCGGCGCGGCCCTGGTCAGCGAGGGGCCGCTCTCTGACGCCTCCCCGGTCGCCGCTGAGGCCACGGCTTCCCCTGCGACGGTCACCGTGGACGTGACCGGGAAGGTGCGCCGGCCCGGGATCGTCGTGCTCGACACCGGCGCCCGGGTCGTGGACGCCCTCGAGGCGGCCGGAGGCGCCCGTCGGGGCGTCGACCTCTCCGGGCTGAACCTCGCCCGGGTCCTCGTCGACGGCGAGCAGGTCGTGGTGGGGGAGCCGGCGCCCACGCCGCTCGGGGCGGCCGCGGTGCCGACCCCCGGGGCGCCAGGCGGGCCACTGGTCGACCTCAACACCGCCACCCAGGCCGAGCTCGAGGCGCTGCCGGAGGTCGGCCCCGTCACGGCACAGGCGATCCTCGCGTGGCGCGACGAGCACGGTGGCTTCACCTCGGTCGACGAGCTCCTGGAGGTCGACGGCATCGGCGACGCGACGCTCGGGCAGCTCGCCCCGTTCGTGACGGTCTGA